The proteins below come from a single Rosa rugosa chromosome 2, drRosRugo1.1, whole genome shotgun sequence genomic window:
- the LOC133730457 gene encoding uncharacterized protein LOC133730457, whose amino-acid sequence MLPDVSCPYCANGREDTIHIFKNCGAVSMFWHFGPLKLIPEVHPPNSVVDWINEIFDQLHGEHLELFVMSLWVVWCERNNLIWKGGCFIPVTMTKWVSAFFEEYKQYHARTYMKAKHPITKWKSPPSGRLKVNIDGSFRAVVVALELLSEMNKEFAWLHWLGLFLSFNLPFKLR is encoded by the coding sequence ATGCTTCCAGATGTCTCGTGTCCCTACTGTGCCAATGGTAGAGAAGATACTATACATATTTTTAAGAACTGTGGAGCTGTTAGCATGTTTTGGCATTTTGGGCCATTGAAGTTGATTCCTGAAGTGCACCCTCCTAATTCAGTCGTTGATTGGATCAATGAAATATTCGATCAGCTTCATGGTGAGCATCTTGAGCTGTTTGTCATGTCTTTGTGGGTTGTGTGGTGTGAAAGAAATAATCTAATTTGGAAGGGTGGTTGCTTTATCCCCGTGACCATGACAAAGTGGGTTAGTGCTTTCTTTGAGGAGTATAAGCAGTATCATGCACGCACTTACATGAAGGCTAAACACCCCATCACAAAATGGAAGTCTCCACCGAGTGGTAGACTGAAAGTGAATATTGATGGCAGCTTTCGAGCAGTAGTGGTGGCATTGGAGTTATTGTCCGAAATGAACAAGGAGTTTGCATGGCTGCATTGGCTAGGCCTTTTCCTGTCATTCAATCTTCCATTCAAGCTGAGGTAG